In Yarrowia lipolytica chromosome 1F, complete sequence, a genomic segment contains:
- a CDS encoding uncharacterized protein (Compare to YALI0F03432g, weakly similar to uniprot|Q06628 Saccharomyces cerevisiae YPR185w APG13 protein required for the autophagic process, similar to Saccharomyces cerevisiae ATG13 (YPR185W); ancestral locus Anc_7.542) — protein MSFQGTSSGSSHSSKSKLNQVVQNFFSKATQVVVQARLNPRLREQRQSGDKHKLNKWFNLETDELEAYREDLKLWRTIDIYNMDKMPPVVVETYLDMRHLSPNQTLVLEDAFGKRWNASFGGRKTEVVLERWVIEIQRPDPQAGGATTSPASSTELPMAYKKCILLFRSLYTYCRLLPAWTLQKRLSKSKLSTSPLRIGCRVLNGSQPISSRGRVGLSKLIAGSSESQHLQTFSFDPVEIPSGVFKISVSYRVNCNFAVDDSEAMLSSQFLRIDEEKPVVPPSPPVKHPSMAAPNLHYITGLPRRHSHSQGVGVSGAAIVPTSVSSVTDYMERRRSSGASGVGATGGGLAGTSGGSGGVSGGVSGGSGGSGGSGGWGGEEGSPGPAATSASPSTPPFARVPSSSSLAALRIPRRTISNSSTSSTNNARVVTTPGYTPSAYEQAISSSGGSSRSGSVPKYSSSFGTRQWNRSGSISSTRRRNSMLVGSAESAMSSGSSLMEPGSGFIDIEDPTDVSDFVKMVDSIKPGSPYSLPSPRKGSDPLARFQQLKGSHAGIADSITSSIYHHQPSPPYVRSKLSGEANLEAISSLPRPVTVPPSPRKLETQMQPISLADQHTSEYHQLQQRTSARPQAHSYSERDQLDNSHYKALERYDLVGASPSVVGSRYYTEHDRGRGEKRYSVAPLPGLEFDEDDDLLFAMSDMAMGDSASGGNVRT, from the coding sequence ATGTCGTTCCAAGGCACGTCGTCCGGGTCGTCGCACTCATCCAAGTCGAAACTCAACCAGGTGGTGCAAAACTTTTTCTCCAAGGCCACCCAGGTGGTGGTGCAGGCGCGTCTCAACCCCCGGCTGCGTGAACAGCGCCAGAGCGGCGACAAACACAAACTCAACAAATGGTTCAATCTCGAAAcagacgagctggaggcctACCGTGAAGATCTCAAGCTGTGGCGAACCATCGACATCTACAACATGGACAAGATGCCTCCCGTGGTCGTGGAGACCTATCTGGACATGCGCCATCTTTCGCCCAACCAGACGCTGGTGCTAGAAGACGCCTTTGGCAAACGGTGGAACGCCAGCTTTGGAGGAAGGAAAACAgaggtggtgctggagcGGTGGGTCATTGAGATTCAGAGACCCGACCcccaagcaggaggagctaCAACGTCCCCAGCGTCGTCCACAGAGCTCCCCATGGCCTACAAAAAGTGCATCTTGCTGTTCCGCTCTCTGTACACTTATTGTAGGCTGCTGCCAGCGTGGACGCTGCAAAAGCGGCTTAGCAAAAGCAAACTGAGCACCAGTCCGCTGCGCATCGGCTGCAGGGTGCTTAACGGCTCACAGCCCATCTCTTCGCGTGGGCGGGTTGGCTTGAGCAAACTCATAGCTGGGAGCTCCGAATCCCAGCATCTCCAGACCTTTTCGTTCGACCCCGTGGAAATCCCCTCGGGCGTCTTCAAGATCAGCGTGAGCTACCGGGTCAACTGCAACTTTGCCGTGGACGACTCGGAGGCCATGCTGTCATCACAGTTCCTGCGCatcgacgaggagaagcccgTGGTGCCCCCCAGCCCGCCGGTCAAACACCCCTCCATGGCGGCCCCCAACTTGCATTACATCACGGGCCTGCCACGGAGACATTCGCATTCTCAGGGCGTGGGAGTGAGTGGGGCGGCCATTGTTCCCACCTCTGTGTCATCTGTCACAGACTACatggagaggagaaggagcagtGGCGCTAGTGGAGTTGGAGCAACTGGAGGGGGTCTTGCTGGCAcctctggaggctctggcGGAGTGAGTGGAGGAGTTAGCGGCGGATCTGGAGGCTCAGGGGGCTCTGGTGGCTGGGGAGGTGAAGAGGGCTCGCCTGGTCCCGCAGCGACCTCGGCTAGCCCCTCCACACCTCCCTTTGCGCGTGTCccctcatcctcctccctTGCGGCGCTCCGAATCCCCCGCAGAACTAtctcaaactcgtccaCGTCCTCCACCAATAACGCACGGGTGGTCACCACGCCTGGGTACACGCCTTCGGCGTACGAACAGGCGATTTCGTCGTCCGGAGGGTCGTCACGTTCCGGGTCCGTGCCCAAGTACTCGTCATCGTTCGGTACAAGACAGTGGAACCGTTCAGGCTCGATCAGCAGCACGCGGCGTCGAAACTCAATGCTGGTGGGCTCGGCTGAGTCGGCCATGTCTTCGGGCTCCTCTCTTATGGAACCTGGATCGGGTTTTATCGACATTGAGGATCCCACCGACGTGTCCGACTTTGTCAAGATGGTGGACTCGATCAAACCCGGGTCCCCGTACTCGCTGCCGTCTCCCCGCAAGGGCAGCGATCCTTTGGCGCggttccagcagctcaagggATCGCACGCGGGTATTGCCGACAGCATCACGTCATCAAtctaccaccaccagcccAGTCCTCCGTACGTGCGGTCCAAACTGAGCGGCGAGGCGAACCTGGAGGCGATTTCAAGCCTTCCCCGGCCCGTGACGGTGCCTCCATCGCCTCGCAAGCTAGAGACGCAGATGCAGCCCATTTCGCTGGCGGACCAGCATACCAGCGAGTACCATCAGCTGCAGCAGCGGACCAGTGCCCGTCCCCAGGCTCATTCGTACTCTGAGCGTGACCAGCTTGATAACTCTCATTACAAGGCGTTGGAGCGATATGATCTTGTAGGAGCTTCTCCAAGCGTGGTGGGCTCTAGATATTATACCGAGCACGACCGGGGACGAGGCGAGAAGCGATACTCGGTGGCTCCATTGCCGGGTCTAGAGTTTGACGAGGACGATGATTTGTTGTTTGCCATGAGTGATATGGCTATGGGGGATTCGGCTTCTGGAGGAAATGTGAGGACATAG
- a CDS encoding uncharacterized protein (Compare to YALI0F03388g, weakly similar to uniprot|Q9P5L6 Neurospora crassa NCU03905.1 related to AP-1-like transcription factor), which produces MYSDYNIPGAMPASMAMPPFKQEFDYAQYDLNQPLPPQQQQQPIDLTPGGPLPVSDYSTSSYTLDNDSQKRKMSPGESTSDGGADDESPEGDDGEADPKKPRKPGRKPETTIPASKRKAQNRAAQRAFRERKEKHLRDLETKISQLEGETAAKNSENEFLRFQVQRLQNELKLYREKPAGTSGASGVSGAGAPASNVHSAPIPEMSSKPFTFEFPSYNVPKPTDVEREAREQLQREQIRGYLQRKPSSVASDTTSPASQTSCNQSPCTNPSAYTSPQSQSGSVSQQKPLLGATIAAMNGKPDPHAVDFCAELSKACVNKAELLQRSATASASPTTSNTVVPSAAAPGSTQQSAGQPSVSTPTSSTTAPPQLSASVATAGSDLPGSDFLFDMPFDMDFMSYRDPVSETAHLDDFSLPELTTETSMFDPLDPHSSSDVISGKPLSTMGATHSGVNNGQGSGAPEVKKEEDEDLLMFSKPKTLMNCTAVWDRITSHPKFGDIDIEGLCSELRNKAKCSESGVVLTELDVDGVLSTFQ; this is translated from the coding sequence ATGTACTCAGACTACAACATTCCTGGTGCCATGCCGGCGTCCATGGCCATGCCTCCGTTCAAACAGGAGTTTGACTACGCCCAATACGACCTTAACCAGCCCCTGCCCccgcagcagcaacaacagcctATCGACCTGACCCCTGGAGGGCCCCTCCCCGTCTCGGATTACTCGACGTCGTCATACACCCTGGACAACGACTCACAGAAGCGAAAAATGTCCCCGGGAGAGTCCACCAGTGACGGAGGcgccgacgacgagtctccagaaggagatgacGGTGAGGccgaccccaagaagcccCGAAAGCCCGGCCGAAAGCCCGAAACCACCATCCCCGCGTCCAAACGCAAGGCTCAGAACCGGGCTGCCCAAAGGGCCTTCAGAGAGCGAAAGGAAAAGCATCTGCGCGACCTGGAAACCAAAATATCTCAGCTCGAGGGCGAGACGGCAGCCAAAAACTCGGAAAACGAGTTCCTGCGCTTCCAGGTCCAGCGGCTTCAGAACGAGCTCAAGCTTTACCGTGAGAAGCCTGCCGGCACTTCGGGAGCCTCTGGAGTCTCTGGAGCCGGAGCACCCGCTTCAAACGTGCATTCGGCTCCCATCCCGGAGATGTCGTCCAAACCGTTCACGTTCGAGTTCCCCTCGTACAACGTGCCCAAGCCGACCGATGTGGAGCGAGAGGCACGCGAGCAACTGCAACGAGAGCAGATCCGAGGCTACTTGCAGCGCAAGCCCTCATCTGTGGCCTCCGACACCACTTCTCCTGCATCTCAAACCTCGTGCAACCAGTCTCCCTGCACCAACCCCTCGGCATACACTTCGccccagagccagagtggAAGTGTGAGCCAGCAGAAGCCCCTGTTGGGTGCTACCATCGCTGCCATGAACGGCAAGCCCGACCCCCATGCTGTTGACTTTTGTGCTGAGCTCTCCAAGGCCTGTGTAAACAAggccgagctgctgcagcgATCCGCCACAGCCAGTGCATCTCCCACAACCTCCAACACGGTGGTACCGTCCGCAGCTGCACCGGGTAGCACTCAGCAGTCGGCAGGCCAGCCCTCTGTATCCACTCctacctcctccacaactGCCCCTCCTCAATTGTCTGCATCTGTCGCTACAGCCGGCTCTGATCTTCCCGGATCGGACTTCCTGTTTGACATGCCCTTCGACATGGACTTTATGTCGTACCGAGACCCCGTTTCCGAGACGGCACATCTGGACGACTTTTCGCTGCCCGAGCTCACGACAGAAACATCCATGTTTGATCCTCTGGACCCCCATTCCAGCAGCGACGTTATTTCTGGCAAGCCTCTGTCTACCATGGGCGCTACACACAGTGGTGTCAACAACGGACAGGGAAGTGGTGCTCCCGaagtcaagaaggaggaggatgaggaccTGCTCATGTtctccaagcccaagacgCTCATGAACTGCACCGCTGTGTGGGACCGTATCACGTCGCATCCCAAGTTTGGCGATATCGACATCGAGGGCCTGTGTTCGGAGCTGCGAAACAAGGCAAAGTGCAGTGAGAGTGGCGTCGTGTTGACGGAGTTGGACGTGGATGGTGTCCTGTCAACGTTCCAGTAA
- a CDS encoding uncharacterized protein (Compare to YALI0F03410g, no similarity) — protein sequence MSIANTVSVDSVSHALACELSADGSVLAVAFVDKSVRLFIRQDDLWTRQMTLFHNDGAVEHMRWLEWVAKDASPTLAISSGQEVAIFEPYNRVSPVTKISAPFVVCGFSQSGDYLMVWGCSNTILFQKWKNYDTEAEVAQILVPLPSSVGWPLAAPFQQYRDFLTVGKRNASISAWSIVDHMHESRVCMPVSLYESRLTDSAYGPGLLVEKIGSSHWVVVQKNGWTLVKWETEDDEPGIHQEISADLEGVKQVIVTDPSAKSPSFGFVTKKHTVFWVSNGHSQLVDAPEGASTLDCCFYDCQTSRIVGLFTENGETLTDSINVSQWPLTWSGEKRAIQVTKQKEEEIEHPLADVLNINLNQNGDVCATSTHIDSATSLIGLSNGSIVHSESGKTIRGFTGPIIHLFELAKEFRVASLVAAGSAAAAAVSVGVPYAAAPPRSYIAVSGSSEVGIIDSQGQLKYMVPGNHAAITKLVTYVNLPNVLGVKYLDGSKRLWSLETNAEFSDKLSAENWEIELHCLCSSGEDGQMFVDSRDSGLESAGSWAVNLEPLLKSGNYVQVCRSILASISPQIEDGDDDPFYLLLAGLPPSSTVSGSLSTCGAWVYDNGLLSVSHDLTAVFLPIVAALADTVYEAQEGKRLQLTTLKPLTSVKGFLTPSATALAHTAVHSSSRLKRAAKQCLQAFFSDLRYDQESLLISIYSDNSNLLFDPADPTSSCISLYIITAIARVTGLPEYTGHVCQVVRNGMETDSVLIQQSSLDCLHQLWPSLKPGLDHIVDIEAVISCLARHAHLSSDCWSVINRVTRSNAPLLITALVFLLENLDKPLVVRITAIDVLSSFFSHTRKSSSMDMFVPFVMHTACKMLNPDLLRHSTLQRGVSLQSKVTALLSQITQTFPYIVTFHKPSQRLAVAIYPTATAVMIEKNVSRRRSSLSELNRDLDIKVTDTCSLIVYDLRIGSEYAYLDPQEFNSNHAAPVWGLVFSPDGKMVAGLTGIGSNSVPGPDFDGETRVVVWQMETHGGTFSSLFGNSANSSHSSQGVYSESVKFGKSRNVVERQVEILLYASVGKIGYRDKQTPSFEPAKVESLGKVKSDGLRVTWVSETVLVVQGEGVKKKVVI from the coding sequence ATGAGCATAGCCAACACGGTGAGCGTGGACTCGGTATCGCATGCTCTGGCGTGCGAGCTGTCTGCTGACGGGTCGGTTTTGGCGGTGGCTTTTGTGGACAAGTCGGTGCGTCTTTTCATCCGACAGGACGACTTGTGGACCCGGCAGATGACGCTCTTTCACAATGACGGAGCCGTGGAACACATGAGATGGCTAGAGTGGGTTGCGAAGGACGCAAGTCCGACCTTGGCGATTTCGTCAGGCCAGGAGGTGGCCATCTTTGAGCCCTACAACCGGGTTTCTCCCGTGACCAAAATCTCGGCCCCGTTTGTGGTGTGCGGATTCAGCCAATCAGGGGACTATCTCATGGTCTGGGGATGTTCCAACACGATTCTTTTTCAAAAGTGGAAAAACTACGACACGGAAGCAGAGGTAGCCCAAATCCTGGTACCATTGCCCTCGTCGGTGGGATGGCCCCTGGCAGCCCCTTTCCAGCAGTATCGTGACTTTCTGACGGTCGGAAAACGCAATGCAAGCATCTCCGCATGGTCTATAGTGGACCATATGCACGAGTCACGGGTTTGCATGCCTGTGTCTTTGTACGAGTCACGGTTGACAGACTCGGCCTATGGGCCTGGCCTGTTGGTGGAAAAAATCGGGTCTTCGCACTGGGTGGTTGTGCAAAAGAATGGATGGACGCTCGTCAAGTGGGAAACAGAAGATGACGAGCCTGGCATCCACCAGGAGATTTCTGCCGACTTGGAGGGCGTCAAACAGGTGATTGTGACGGACCCCAGTGCCAAGTCGCCGTCTTTCGGGTTTGTGACCAAGAAACACACCGTTTTCTGGGTCTCCAACGGCCATTCCCAGCTTGTGGATGCTCCTGAAGGTGCATCTACGCTCGACTGCTGTTTCTATGACTGCCAAACAAGCAGGATTGTTGGTTTGTTTACAGAAAATGGGGAGACACTGACAGACAGTATCAATGTGTCTCAGTGGCCGCTGACTTGGTCTGGAGAGAAGCGTGCTATTCAGGTGACGAAACAaaaggaggaagagattGAACACCCCTTGGCAGATGTTCTAAACATCAATCTCAATCAAAACGGTGATGTCTGCGCCACTAGTACCCACATTGACTCGGCCACGTCCCTTATCGGCCTCTCAAACGGCTCGATTGTTCATTCTGAGTCGGGCAAGACAATCAGAGGTTTCACAGGACCGATAATCCACTTGTTCGAGTTGGCTAAAGAGTTCCGAGTGGCCAGTCTTGTAGCTGCAGGTTCTGCCGCGGCTGCAGCTGTGTCAGTGGGCGTCCCGTATGCAGCTGCGCCTCCCAGAAGCTATATTGCTGTTTCTGGGTCGTCTGAAGTAGGAATCATCGACTCCCAGGGCCAGCTCAAGTACATGGTTCCAGGCAACCATGCAGCTATCACCAAGCTGGTCACCTACGTGAACCTTCCCAACGTGCTTGGAGTCAAGTATCTGGATGGCAGTAAGCGTCTGTGGAGCCTGGAGACCAACGCAGAGTTCTCTGACAAGCTGAGCGCTGAGAACTGGGAAATCGAGCTGCATTGCTTGTGTTCTTCTGGGGAGGATGGCCAGATGTTCGTCGACTCACGAGACAGCGGCCTTGAGAGTGCTGGCTCTTGGGCTGTTAACTTGGAGCCTCTTCTGAAGAGTGGGAATTACGTACAGGTTTGTCGGTCTATTTTGGCTTCAATTAGTCCACAGAttgaagatggagacgaTGACCCCTTCTATTTGTTGCTGGCGGGCTTGCCTCCCTCAAGTACAGTTTCTGGCTCATTGTCAACCTGTGGAGCATGGGTTTATGATAATGGACTGCTTTCCgtgtcacatgacttgACAGCAGTGTTCCTACCAATCGTTGCAGCCCTGGCTGACACAGTTTACGAAGCCCAGGAGGGTAAGAGGCTTCAGCTGACTACTCTGAAGCCATTGACCTCTGTTAAAGGGTTCCTGACTCCCTCAGCTACAGCTCTAGCTCATACAGCAGTGCACAGCTCGTCGCGACTGAAGAGAGCAGCCAAGCAGTGTCTACAGGCCTTCTTTTCGGACTTGCGATACGACCAGGAATCGCTGCTTATCTCCATCTACAGTGACAATAGCAACCTGCTGTTTGACCCTGCAGACCCCACTTCTTCCTGTATCTCGCTATACATCATTACAGCTATTGCACGGGTGACTGGATTGCCAGAGTACACAGGTCACGTGTGTCAGGTGGTGCGCAATGGCATGGAAACGGACTCTGTTCTTATCCAGCAGTCTTCTCTGGACTGTTTGCATCAGCTGTGGCCCTCGTTAAAGCCTGGACTGGATCACATTGTCGATATTGAAGCTGTGATTAGCTGTTTGGCTCGTCATGCCCATTTGTCGTCTGATTGCTGGTCTGTCATCAACAGAGTGACTCGTTCCAACGCTCCTTTGTTGATCACTGCTCTGGTGTTTCTGCTGGAGAACCTCGACAAGCCGTTAGTTGTGCGAATCACAGCTATCGATGTGCtttccagcttcttcagcCACACCCGAaaatcctcctccatggaCATGTTTGTGCCGTTTGTGATGCACACTGCTTGCAAAATGCTGAATCCGGACTTGCTGCGTCACTCGACCCTCCAGAGAGGCGTTTCTCTGCAGTCCAAGGTCACAGCTCTACTGTCTCAAATCACACAGACATTTCCGTACATTGTCACGTTCCATAAGCCCAGTCAACGTCTGGCTGTGGCTATTTATCCTACTGCCACTGCTGTGATGATTGAAAAGAATGTGTCTCGACGAAGATCTTCTCTGTCTGAACTCAACAGAGACCTGGATATTAAGGTCACCGACACCTGTTCTCTGATTGTCTACGACTTGAGAATCGGCTCAGAGTATGCCTATCTTGACCCCCAGGAATTCAATTCCAATCATGCTGCTCCGGTGTGGGGCCTGGTCTTTTCTCCGGATGGAAAAATGGTTGCTGGACTCACGGGAATAGGGTCTAATAGCGTCCCTGGGCCCGATTTCGACGGAGAAACACGTGTCGTCGTTTGGCAGATGGAAACCCATGGAGGCACCTTCTCTTCGCTGTTCGGTAACTCCGCAAACTCTTCCCATTCCTCCCAGGGGGTCTACTCTGAATCAGTCAAGTTTGGCAAGTCAAGAAACGTCGTGGAGAGACAGGTGGAGATTCTGCTCTATGCCAGCGTGGGCAAAATTGGATACAGGGATAAACAGACGCCGAGCTTTGAGCCGGCAAAGGTGGAGAGCCTGGGGAAAGTCAAGAGCGACGGTTTgagggtcacgtgggtcTCGGAAACGGTCCTGGTGGTACAGGGAGAGGGGGTGAAAAAGAAGGTGGTCATCTGA
- a CDS encoding uncharacterized protein (Compare to YALI0F03366g, some similarities with uniprot|Q9VUB7 Drosophila melanogaster CG32133 protein) encodes MNQQRVYQQFQQRPGGSGALPGQNATPSPGVPGAVAGQQRTDVAAQQQRHHPLSQHYQLQQQQQLQQLQEQQHAAMYGAQSQQQQQQQQQQQQQHSQQQMQHQYHQQQLAHQAQVQHQHQHQQQMQQHQLSQMTQAQQQLYAQQQHAQQQHQLHQMHRQSQNSINGMMGGVSMSQVASPQQQQTNVSISQLQQQQQQAALAQQQAQAQAQQAQQAAAQQQAQRQASTAGQTTAQQLYAQQQAQAQAQQQKNNLPSINHMYLQQQQAQAAAQAKAQQQKQQQQTQAQTQAQAQQQTHAQQQTHAQQLAQQQAQTPQTQHTSQAHPQAQAQAQAQAQAQALAQAQYQRQRQHSHLQGDASQYTSLQQQQAAAHQHQAHLQYQAHLQQVQQQQAQLEEKRRKASTASVGTPKSAAATPRIQAGHHLTPQQQHALTPQQAHAQQQQQSHAQQHVLTTPQQHALSASQQRASPQNLTPQQQARQLQQKQQQHVQQAHTAHTQAQQAAQQQQQAAYQQTQKAQTTKQQQQQQQQYQQQQQHYHQLAAQQQAQAQQQAQGISQSTTPQLLQRQPGVQGQKGQQAVALGAVQQTQHGVAQHGAQHATQQVKLEQQQQHPHPQAQVQHQGQLQGQQQHQQHQGVQQGVQQGVQQQHGVAQHAQQAQHQQTQHQQHGVNQQQQTQQQGVNQHQQAQQHQQAQHQQTPQQGVSQQPAHNETPSVAPAAPSSVPASTAPATAASADSTPSAAPGEPKKKRKNKKSPANSVPITNNGPVVCRECGTQCSNTSELKRHEKHIHNRSLYMCRKCGELFQTVAERQTHKNNRHYPEIQTTIWASNVFREFPANTIVHSKRDQNGYFNCPSEYCTFITRIPSYWHDHIHNVAHQGIDPQTSKRKRKPKILSTPHPGAIGNGGAGVGPVSGEGERQERAQQAAQRQQQQAAQQQQQQQQQQQQQQQQQQESQSQQQGKPAQGHTQQQAQTHQGQQQQTHAQPHAQPHTQHTGAQQIQQHHVHQLPHQPHSL; translated from the coding sequence ATGAACCAGCAGCGTGTCTACCAGCAGTTTCAGCAGCGACCGGGCGGTTCAGGGGCCCTTCCGGGCCAGAACGCTACGCCGTCCCCAGGAGTCCCTGGAGCGGTGGCGGGCCAGCAGCGGACCGATGTCGCggcccagcagcaacgTCACCACCCGCTGAGCCAGCACTACCAGTtgcaacaacagcagcagcttcagcagTTACAGGAGCAACAACACGCGGCCATGTATGGCGCCCAGtctcagcaacagcaacaacagcagcaacagcagcaacagcaacactCTCAGCAACAGATGCAGCACCAGTaccatcagcagcagctggcgCACCAGGCCCAGGTCCAGCATCAACatcagcaccagcagcagatgcaACAACACCAGCTCAGCCAGATGACCCAGGCCCAGCAACAGCTGTACGCGCAGCAGCAACACGcgcagcagcaacatcagctccaccagatgCACCGGCAGAGCCAGAACTCCATCAATGGCATGATGGGAGGCGTGTCCATGTCGCAGGTGGCgtctcctcagcagcagcagaccaaCGTTTCGATCAGCCAGttgcaacagcagcagcagcaggcgGCGTTGGCTCAGCAAcaggctcaggctcaggctcagcAGGCGCAACAAGCTGCCGCTCAGCAACAGGCACAACGTCAGGCTAGCACAGCCGGCCAGACCACAGCCCAGCAGTTGTATGCCCAGCAACAGGCCCAGGCacaggcccagcagcagaagaacaACCTGCCGTCTATTAATCACATGTAcctgcagcaacagcaggcCCAAGCTGCTGCCCAAGCCaaagctcaacaacaaaagcagcagcagcagactcaGGCCCAGACCCAGGCCCAGGCTCAGCAACAAACCCATGCGCAGCAACAGACCCATGCTCAGCAACTggctcagcagcaggcaCAGACTCCCCAGACTCAGCACACCTCCCAAGCTCACCCTCAGGCACAAGCCCAGGCACAAGCTCAGGCACAGGCCCAAGCGCTCGCACAAGCGCAGTACCAGAGACAGCGGCAACACAGTCATCTCCAGGGCGACGCGTCGCAATACACTTCGctgcaacagcagcaggcgGCGGCACACCAGCATCAGGCACATCTCCAGTACCAGGCTCATCTCCAGCAGgtgcagcaacagcaggcccagctggaggagaagcgacgCAAAGCGTCCACTGCGAGCGTCGGGACCCCCAAAAGCGCTGCTGCCACCCCCAGAATCCAGGCCGGGCACCATCTGACgccccagcagcaacatgCGTTGACTCCTCAGCAGGCTCAtgctcagcaacagcagcagagccacGCACAGCAGCACGTGCTAACAACGCCTCAGCAACACGCATTGAGCGCTTCTCAACAGCGTGCGTCTCCTCAGAACCTGACTCCCCAGCAACAGGCTCGTCAGttgcagcagaagcagcaacagcacGTTCAGCAGGCACACACTGCTCATACTCAGGCCCAGCAGGCGgctcaacagcagcagcaagctGCGTACCAACAGACGCAGAAGGCTCAGACTAcaaaacagcagcagcagcagcaacagcagtatcagcaacagcagcagcattaTCATCAGCTTGcagcccagcagcaggcccaggcccagcagcaggctcagGGGATTAGCCAGAGCACCACTCCGCAGTTGTTGCAGCGACAGCCCGGGGTGCAGGGTCAGAAGGGACAACAAGCAGTGGCACTTGGTGCTGTGCAGCAGACACAGCATGGTGTCGCACAGCACGGTGCACAGCATGCCACTCAGCAGGTGAAGTTagagcagcaacagcagcatccCCATCCCCAGGCCCAGGTTCAGCATCAGGGCCAGCTTCAgggacagcagcagcatcagcagcatcagGGTGTCCAACAGGGTGTTCAACAGGGtgttcagcagcagcatggcGTTGCTCAGCATGCTCAGCAGGCACAGCATCAGCAGAcacagcatcaacagcatGGCGTTAatcagcaacagcagactCAACAGCAGGGTGTTAACCAGCATCAACAGgctcagcagcaccagcaaGCCCAACACCAACAGACTCCACAGCAGGGCGTCAGTCAGCAACCTGCACACAATGAGACTCCTTCCGTGGCACCAGCTGCACCCTCTTCTGTTCCTGCCTCTACTGCTCCCGCTACTGCCGCCTCGGCAGACTCCACGCCCTCTGCGGCACCTGGTGAgccgaagaagaagcgcAAGAACAAAAAGTCGCCGGCCAACTCGGTGCCTATTACCAACAACGGCCCCGTGGTGTGTCGCGAGTGTGGCACGCAGTGCAGCAACACGTCTGAACTGAAGCGTCATGAAAAACACATCCACAACCGGTCGCTGTACATGTGCCGAAAGTGCGGCGAGCTGTTCCAGACGGTGGCCGAGCGACAGACGCACAAGAACAACCGGCACTATCCAGAGATCCAGACGACCATCTGGGCGTCCAACGTGTTCCGCGAGTTTCCGGCCAATACGATTGTGCATTCCAAGCGTGACCAGAACGGCTACTTTAACTGTCCCAGTGAATACTGCACGTTCATCACGCGGATCCCGTCGTACTGGCATGACCACATTCACAATGTTGCTCACCAGGGCATTGATCCGCAGACGTCGAAACGGAAGCGCAAGCCCAAGATTCTGTCGACACCCCATCCCGGGGCGATTGGTAACGGTGGTGCAGGTGTGGGGCCTGTGAGCGGCGAGGGCGAGCGGCAGGAGCGGGCCCAGCAGGCGGCCCaacgacagcagcagcaggcggcccagcaacaacaacaacaacagcagcagcagcaacagcagcagcagcagcagcaggagagtcagagccagcagcagggtaAGCCCGCGCAGGGTCAcacacagcagcaggctcagACACaccagggccagcagcagcagacccaCGCACAACCCCACGCACAGCCCCATACTCAGCATACGGGGGCCCAGCAGATACAGCAGCACCACGTGCATCAACTTCCGCATCAACCTCATTCCTTGTAA